One region of Acidovorax sp. T1 genomic DNA includes:
- the ligA gene encoding NAD-dependent DNA ligase LigA, with the protein MTENLDLFSAPAPVDKAQAAIKIKALRDQLNHWAHQYYVLDAPTVPDAEYDRAYRELQALEAAHPDLITPDSPTQRVLGAVMDGLAPVRHAVPMLSIHTETDTEATGAQAFDARVRRELGLAESDPPIEYVAEPKFDGLAMSLRYENGRLVQAATRGDGEVGEDVTHNIRTIRQIPLTLPEGVPPLLEVRGEVYMRRADFDALNERQREQGGKTFVNPRNAAAGAVRQLDSGITAQRPLSFFAYGLGAITPPAEGGPVFRTHYEMLQTLKSWGFPVAAQVAIALGATELVAFHQQVGASRDALPYDIDGVVYKVNSLQLQRDLGFKTREPRWAVAHKYPAQEMATKIEGIDVQVGRTGKITPVARLAPVFVGGVTVTNATLHNLFEIRKKGVRVGDTVIVRRAGDVIPEVVGVMPGHRAGYVPNFRMPAACPVCGSAVVREKGEANHRCTGGLFCAAQRKEAILHFAARRAMDIEGLGDKLVDQLVDANMIRTLPDLYRLGLTSLIALERMAEKSAQNVLAALEKSKQTTLPRFLFGLGLRHVGEATAKDLARHFGTLDAIMDASVEQLLQVPDVGPVVAQSLHTFFQQPHNREVVEQLRACGVIWPEGAPAERAPQVLADKTVVLTGTLPTLSRDAAKDLLEAAGAKVAGSVSKKTSYVVAGEEAGSKLAKAQELGVPVLDEAGMLALLQPAGGAPAQEGAA; encoded by the coding sequence ATGACGGAAAATTTAGACCTGTTTTCGGCACCAGCGCCCGTGGATAAAGCGCAAGCAGCTATCAAAATAAAAGCGCTGCGCGACCAGCTCAACCACTGGGCGCACCAGTATTACGTGCTGGACGCGCCCACCGTGCCCGACGCCGAATACGACCGTGCCTACCGCGAACTGCAGGCCCTGGAGGCCGCGCACCCCGATCTCATCACCCCCGACTCGCCCACGCAGCGCGTGCTGGGCGCGGTGATGGACGGCCTGGCCCCCGTGCGCCACGCGGTTCCCATGCTCAGCATCCACACCGAAACCGACACCGAGGCCACCGGCGCGCAGGCGTTTGATGCGCGCGTGCGGCGCGAGCTGGGCCTGGCGGAATCCGACCCGCCCATCGAATACGTGGCCGAACCCAAGTTTGACGGCCTGGCCATGAGCCTGCGCTACGAAAACGGCCGCCTGGTGCAGGCCGCTACGCGCGGCGACGGCGAGGTGGGCGAGGACGTGACGCACAACATCCGCACCATCCGGCAAATCCCTTTGACCCTGCCAGAAGGCGTGCCGCCGCTGCTGGAAGTGCGCGGCGAGGTCTATATGCGCCGGGCCGACTTCGACGCGCTCAACGAGCGCCAGCGCGAGCAGGGCGGCAAGACTTTTGTGAACCCGCGCAATGCGGCGGCGGGCGCGGTGCGCCAGCTCGATTCCGGCATCACTGCCCAGCGGCCCCTGAGCTTTTTTGCCTACGGCCTGGGCGCCATCACGCCGCCCGCCGAAGGCGGCCCGGTGTTCCGCACGCATTACGAGATGCTGCAAACCCTCAAATCATGGGGTTTTCCGGTCGCAGCCCAGGTGGCTATTGCGCTAGGCGCTACGGAATTGGTAGCATTTCACCAGCAAGTGGGCGCCAGCCGCGATGCGCTGCCCTACGACATCGACGGCGTCGTTTACAAGGTCAACTCCCTGCAGCTGCAGCGCGACCTGGGCTTCAAGACCCGCGAGCCGCGCTGGGCCGTGGCGCACAAATATCCGGCGCAGGAGATGGCCACCAAGATCGAAGGCATCGACGTGCAGGTGGGCCGCACCGGCAAGATCACACCCGTGGCGCGGCTGGCGCCGGTGTTTGTGGGCGGGGTCACCGTCACCAACGCCACGCTGCACAACCTGTTCGAGATCCGCAAGAAGGGCGTGCGCGTGGGCGACACCGTCATCGTGCGCCGCGCGGGGGATGTGATTCCCGAGGTGGTGGGTGTGATGCCCGGCCACCGCGCGGGCTACGTGCCCAACTTCCGCATGCCCGCCGCCTGCCCCGTCTGCGGCAGCGCCGTGGTGCGCGAAAAAGGCGAGGCCAACCACCGCTGCACCGGCGGCCTGTTCTGCGCTGCCCAGCGCAAGGAGGCCATCCTGCACTTTGCCGCGCGCCGCGCCATGGACATCGAGGGCCTGGGCGACAAGCTGGTGGACCAGCTGGTGGACGCCAACATGATCCGCACGCTGCCCGACCTGTACCGCCTGGGCCTCACATCCCTCATCGCGCTGGAGCGCATGGCCGAGAAATCGGCCCAGAACGTGCTGGCCGCGCTCGAAAAATCCAAGCAGACCACCTTGCCGCGTTTTTTGTTCGGCCTGGGCCTGCGCCATGTGGGCGAGGCCACGGCCAAAGACCTGGCGCGCCACTTTGGCACGCTCGACGCCATCATGGATGCGAGCGTTGAGCAGTTGCTGCAGGTGCCCGACGTGGGCCCCGTGGTGGCGCAGAGCCTGCACACCTTCTTTCAGCAGCCGCACAACCGCGAGGTGGTGGAGCAGTTGCGCGCCTGCGGCGTGATCTGGCCCGAGGGCGCCCCGGCCGAGCGCGCGCCCCAGGTGCTGGCGGACAAGACCGTGGTGCTGACGGGCACCTTGCCCACCCTGAGCCGCGACGCCGCCAAGGATCTGCTCGAAGCCGCCGGCGCCAAGGTGGCCGGCTCGGTCAGCAAAAAAACCAGTTACGTGGTGGCGGGCGAAGAGGCTGGCAGCAAGCTCGCCAAAGCCCAGGAGCTGGGCGTGCCCGTGCTCGACGAGGCCGGCATGCTGGCGCTGCTGCAGCCGGCTGGTGGCGCCCCGGCGCAGGAAGGCGCCGCCTGA
- a CDS encoding patatin-like phospholipase family protein, giving the protein MALTRRVPRLGLALGSGSARGWAHIGVLQVLDEEGVRPDIVCGSSIGALVGAAYAAGELNRFADWVQGLGMRDVFGFMDFNLSGGMLKGEKLIAFWRRNFADFDIESSPMLFGAVATDLHSGAEVWLRHGSIADAVRASIALPGLFTPVAREDGRLLVDGGLVNPVPTSLARAMGADIVIGVDLNSDILHRHMQPLAVVQAPAPDAEAAPESAPEPVPSKSVGWMQRLTPWRADGPAVPAPQRVPSVLDVVMTSVAIMQMRITRSRMAGDPPEMVVAPALSSLGLLDFHRASEAIEEGRRAAKASLPQLQRFMR; this is encoded by the coding sequence ATGGCGCTGACCCGGCGTGTCCCCCGGCTGGGCCTGGCCCTCGGCAGCGGCTCGGCGCGTGGCTGGGCGCATATCGGGGTGCTGCAGGTGCTCGACGAGGAGGGCGTGCGGCCCGACATTGTCTGTGGCTCGTCGATTGGCGCGCTGGTGGGGGCCGCCTACGCTGCGGGTGAGCTGAATCGTTTTGCCGACTGGGTGCAGGGCCTGGGCATGCGCGATGTGTTTGGCTTCATGGACTTCAACCTCTCGGGCGGCATGCTCAAGGGCGAAAAGCTGATCGCTTTCTGGCGCCGCAATTTCGCGGACTTTGACATCGAATCGTCGCCCATGCTGTTTGGCGCCGTGGCCACCGATCTGCATTCGGGCGCCGAAGTGTGGCTGCGCCATGGCTCCATCGCCGACGCGGTGCGCGCCTCGATTGCACTGCCGGGCCTGTTCACGCCCGTGGCGCGAGAAGACGGGCGGCTGCTGGTGGATGGCGGCCTGGTCAACCCCGTGCCCACGTCGCTGGCGCGTGCCATGGGGGCGGACATCGTGATTGGCGTGGACCTGAACTCCGACATCCTGCACCGCCACATGCAGCCGCTGGCCGTGGTGCAGGCGCCCGCGCCCGATGCCGAGGCGGCGCCCGAATCAGCGCCCGAGCCCGTGCCATCCAAGAGCGTTGGCTGGATGCAGCGCCTCACCCCCTGGCGCGCCGACGGCCCCGCAGTGCCCGCGCCGCAGCGCGTGCCGTCGGTGCTGGACGTGGTGATGACCAGCGTCGCCATCATGCAGATGCGCATCACCCGCAGCCGCATGGCCGGCGATCCGCCCGAGATGGTGGTGGCGCCCGCGCTGTCCAGCCTGGGGCTGCTCGACTTTCACCGCGCCAGCGAGGCCATCGAAGAGGGCCGCCGCGCCGCCAAGGCCAGCCTGCCGCAGCTGCAGCGCTTTATGCGGTGA
- a CDS encoding penicillin-binding protein 1A, protein MSVFEPPRTRWAALRSALDRLLRRPERLVSLHSLAWLLAALPLALLLYAVALVPFTPGISDIRKAKSELPAQLMSADGKLLAEYRWANREWVALEQISPHVVNALIATEDHRFYSHWGLDWRRTASSVVFTLRGDTQGGSTITQQLARNLFPEEIGRSRTLTRKLKEAITAFKIEASYTKPEILETYLNTVPFLYNAYGIEMAARTYFDKSADQLNVLESATLIGMLKGTAYYNPVLNPERAKARRNTVLSQMLKRGKLEQKQFDALQKRPLRVNFERQTEVMGPAPHFAVQLRKQLIEWADSKGYSLYSDGLVIRTTIDSRLQAYANQAVARQGRQLQGVADAAWARRDGWTARNPLVQSLVRESPEYRAAAARQDAPPPDEILEGLLADAAFMRKLRNEKTRVQAGFLALDPRNGHVRAWVGSRDFAQDPFDHVQAARRQPGSTFKPFVYGAAFAQGALPTDTLMDQAVEIALGGGNVWRPSDGGPPSDEPMTLRDGLAYSKNTITAQLMQRVGPAKVAQLARAMGVRQSPLDEVPALALGTSPVTLKEMVTAYGTIASAGRYRAPVLITRIEDRHGHVLQTFADAAPEQVLPLEAAQTLRNAMRGVIDKGTGVAIRARYGIQADVAGKTGTTQDNADGWFILIHPQLVAGAWAGFNDGRITLRSDYWGQGAHSALPMVGDFVQQALRSRIIDAGERFTDQEQVSPLGRALEGVRGWWNGLFGPDAAPPTPAPPEPRRAPAPPPQMAEPPELTPLPDASPQAPELRIPDVVLTPTPPPSDPVEPGRGVDRPGPMGGNPPLVMESPP, encoded by the coding sequence ATGTCTGTTTTTGAACCCCCGCGCACCCGCTGGGCTGCGCTGCGTTCGGCGCTGGACCGCTTGCTGCGCCGGCCCGAGCGGCTGGTTTCGCTGCACAGTCTGGCGTGGCTGCTGGCCGCCTTGCCGCTGGCGCTGCTGCTGTATGCGGTGGCGCTGGTGCCCTTTACGCCGGGTATCAGCGACATCCGCAAGGCCAAGAGCGAGCTGCCCGCGCAACTCATGTCGGCCGACGGCAAGCTGCTGGCCGAATACCGCTGGGCCAACCGCGAGTGGGTGGCGCTCGAGCAGATTTCACCGCATGTGGTCAATGCGCTCATCGCCACCGAAGACCACCGCTTCTACAGCCACTGGGGCCTGGACTGGCGGCGCACGGCGTCGTCGGTGGTGTTCACGCTGCGGGGCGACACGCAGGGCGGCTCGACCATCACGCAGCAGCTGGCGCGCAATCTTTTCCCTGAGGAAATCGGCCGCTCGCGCACCCTCACGCGCAAGCTCAAGGAGGCGATCACCGCCTTCAAGATCGAGGCGTCTTACACCAAGCCCGAGATTCTGGAGACCTACCTCAACACCGTGCCGTTTCTGTACAACGCCTACGGAATCGAGATGGCCGCGCGCACGTATTTCGACAAGTCGGCCGACCAGCTCAACGTGCTGGAAAGCGCCACGCTGATCGGCATGCTCAAGGGCACGGCCTACTACAACCCGGTGCTCAACCCCGAGCGCGCCAAGGCGCGGCGCAACACCGTGCTGTCGCAAATGCTCAAGCGCGGCAAGCTGGAGCAAAAGCAGTTCGATGCGCTGCAAAAGCGCCCGCTGCGCGTCAACTTCGAGCGCCAGACCGAGGTGATGGGGCCCGCGCCGCACTTTGCGGTGCAGTTGCGCAAGCAGCTGATCGAATGGGCCGACAGCAAGGGCTACAGCCTGTATTCCGACGGCCTGGTGATTCGCACCACCATCGATTCGCGCCTGCAGGCCTATGCCAACCAGGCCGTGGCGCGCCAGGGCCGCCAGCTGCAGGGCGTGGCCGATGCGGCCTGGGCCCGGCGCGATGGCTGGACGGCGCGCAACCCGCTGGTGCAAAGCCTGGTGCGCGAGTCGCCCGAGTACCGCGCTGCTGCGGCCAGGCAAGACGCCCCGCCGCCCGACGAAATCCTCGAAGGCCTGCTGGCCGACGCCGCCTTCATGCGCAAACTGCGCAACGAGAAAACCCGGGTGCAGGCCGGCTTTCTGGCGCTGGACCCGCGCAACGGCCATGTCCGCGCCTGGGTGGGCAGCCGCGACTTTGCCCAAGACCCTTTCGATCATGTGCAGGCGGCGCGCCGCCAGCCCGGCTCCACCTTCAAGCCCTTTGTGTATGGCGCGGCCTTTGCGCAGGGTGCGCTGCCCACCGATACGCTGATGGACCAGGCGGTCGAGATTGCGTTGGGGGGCGGCAATGTGTGGCGCCCCAGCGATGGCGGCCCGCCCAGTGACGAGCCCATGACGCTGCGCGACGGCCTGGCCTATTCGAAAAACACCATCACCGCCCAGCTCATGCAGCGGGTGGGACCCGCCAAGGTCGCCCAGCTGGCCCGTGCCATGGGCGTGCGCCAGAGCCCGCTCGACGAGGTACCGGCGCTCGCGCTGGGCACCAGCCCCGTGACCCTGAAGGAAATGGTGACAGCCTACGGCACCATCGCCAGTGCGGGCCGTTACCGCGCACCGGTGCTCATCACCCGCATCGAAGACCGCCATGGCCATGTGCTGCAGACCTTTGCCGATGCAGCGCCCGAACAGGTGCTGCCCCTGGAGGCCGCGCAAACCCTGCGCAATGCCATGCGTGGCGTGATCGACAAGGGCACGGGTGTGGCCATTCGAGCGCGCTACGGCATACAGGCCGATGTGGCGGGCAAGACCGGCACCACGCAGGACAACGCCGACGGCTGGTTCATTCTGATACACCCGCAGCTGGTGGCCGGTGCCTGGGCCGGCTTCAACGACGGCCGCATCACCCTGCGCAGTGATTACTGGGGCCAGGGCGCGCACAGCGCACTGCCCATGGTGGGCGATTTTGTGCAGCAGGCGCTGCGCAGCCGGATCATCGATGCCGGCGAGCGTTTCACGGACCAAGAGCAGGTCAGCCCGCTGGGCCGTGCGCTGGAGGGAGTGCGCGGCTGGTGGAACGGCCTGTTCGGTCCCGACGCGGCACCACCCACGCCGGCCCCGCCAGAGCCGCGCCGCGCGCCCGCGCCGCCGCCCCAGATGGCGGAGCCCCCCGAACTGACGCCACTGCCCGACGCCAGCCCCCAGGCGCCGGAGCTGCGCATACCCGATGTGGTGCTTACGCCTACGCCCCCGCCATCGGACCCGGTGGAGCCGGGCAGGGGGGTGGACCGGCCCGGTCCCATGGGAGGCAACCCGCCGCTGGTGATGGAAAGCCCGCCCTGA
- a CDS encoding chemotaxis protein CheW codes for MGLATNTRLNTDEFMPFMRDVLRCENSLRELNLMWRLIESSAKMNCPEEAHSILPMMAATRTGFQRLERDLVSSLVQESLSEVMAEIGTSARHVIDIVVRNLYERTADVGFLATDQELCRFVAGQDTEPAPVLERLREYRNKYTVYDEIMLLDRNGNVLAQIDEESPVEGSHDPLIAQTLQHQGYVETFRPTSLRPGKEHALIYSHRMLDPRTGEPVGVLCLSFAFQGEMEGIFQSRANEDRRSIALLLDGEHRVIASGDPLWIPVGAPVPVNQHGAPQLLLRSGRTYLVQTVASQGYQGYPGPAGWKGQVMVPIELAFSGKQGRALDNLEPAIAQGLLAHAQSFCPPLHEIVTAADTIRRVVWNGQVMTAGERGGQHQLKAVLEQIGETGARTNEVFTQSIRDLYDTVLSSRMRDSELLTRLLVDLLDRNLYERANDCRWWAHTPELRAALAQPDTGDWQQIHQILEHINALYTVYTRLVVYDCQGRIVAASRPCSGDGSSVLGSHVDAATLAAVLALPDTQSYYATPWQPSPLCDGQATYIYHAAIRAPGNDQTVVGGIGIVFNAAAELDAMLRGATADKPGTRTVFIDRQGLVLASTDPHRAVGSTLPLPPEMLQQGRGASVSRAMVHDGHYCIVGCSASNGYREFKVSDGYRDDVLALSFESLGAVQNGALDAAQRQRTALQSMSTALDGQEMATFFVDSALFALDAGSVLEAQSASAIAPVSAGRQPYCVGALARKAHDSITGYVWVFDLGHLLRGQPSEITQESQVIVLQHGGRRTGLLVSELHGVTAFARDQIIKAPAMPGQQGQLITHLIRANQSQTLVQCMDAGHLMALLRSGTNSPENLQRQAA; via the coding sequence ATGGGCTTGGCAACCAACACCCGCTTGAACACCGACGAGTTCATGCCCTTCATGCGCGATGTGCTGCGCTGCGAAAACTCGCTGCGTGAGCTCAACCTGATGTGGCGCCTGATCGAATCGTCGGCCAAGATGAACTGTCCTGAGGAGGCCCACAGCATCTTGCCGATGATGGCGGCCACGCGCACCGGATTTCAAAGGCTGGAGCGCGATCTGGTCAGCTCGCTGGTGCAAGAGTCGCTCAGCGAAGTCATGGCCGAAATCGGCACCAGCGCCCGCCATGTGATCGACATCGTGGTGCGCAACCTCTACGAGCGCACGGCTGACGTGGGCTTTCTGGCCACCGACCAGGAGTTGTGTCGCTTCGTGGCGGGCCAGGACACTGAACCAGCGCCGGTGCTGGAGCGCCTGCGCGAATACCGCAACAAGTACACGGTGTACGACGAAATCATGCTGCTCGACCGGAACGGCAATGTGCTGGCGCAGATTGACGAAGAGTCGCCCGTGGAAGGCAGCCACGACCCACTGATCGCGCAGACGCTGCAACACCAGGGCTACGTGGAAACCTTCCGCCCCACCAGCCTGCGCCCCGGCAAAGAGCACGCCCTGATCTATTCGCACCGCATGCTCGACCCGCGCACCGGCGAGCCCGTGGGTGTGCTGTGCCTGAGCTTTGCGTTCCAGGGCGAAATGGAAGGCATCTTCCAATCCCGCGCCAACGAAGACCGTCGCAGCATTGCGCTGCTGCTCGATGGCGAGCACCGCGTGATTGCCAGCGGCGATCCGCTTTGGATCCCGGTCGGCGCCCCGGTGCCTGTGAACCAGCATGGTGCACCGCAGTTACTGTTGCGCAGTGGCCGCACTTACCTGGTGCAGACCGTGGCATCGCAGGGCTACCAGGGCTATCCCGGCCCGGCGGGCTGGAAGGGCCAGGTCATGGTGCCAATCGAACTGGCGTTTTCCGGCAAGCAGGGCCGCGCTCTTGACAACCTGGAGCCGGCCATCGCCCAGGGCCTGCTGGCACATGCACAAAGCTTTTGCCCGCCATTGCACGAAATCGTCACCGCAGCGGACACCATTCGTCGTGTGGTGTGGAACGGCCAGGTCATGACAGCCGGCGAGCGCGGCGGCCAGCACCAGCTCAAGGCCGTGCTGGAGCAGATTGGTGAAACCGGCGCACGCACCAACGAGGTATTCACCCAGTCCATCCGCGACCTGTACGACACCGTGCTCAGCTCACGCATGCGCGACAGCGAACTCCTCACCCGCCTGCTGGTAGATCTGCTGGACCGCAATCTGTATGAGCGGGCCAACGATTGCCGCTGGTGGGCGCACACACCCGAGTTGCGTGCCGCCCTGGCCCAGCCCGATACGGGCGACTGGCAGCAAATCCATCAGATTCTGGAGCACATCAACGCGCTCTACACCGTGTACACCCGCCTCGTGGTGTATGACTGCCAGGGCCGGATCGTCGCCGCCAGCCGGCCTTGCAGCGGGGACGGCAGCTCTGTGCTGGGTAGCCATGTGGATGCCGCGACGCTGGCCGCCGTGCTGGCGCTGCCCGATACCCAGTCTTACTACGCCACCCCCTGGCAGCCCTCGCCACTGTGCGATGGCCAGGCCACTTACATCTACCACGCAGCCATCCGCGCGCCGGGCAACGACCAGACGGTGGTGGGCGGCATAGGCATCGTCTTTAATGCAGCCGCCGAATTGGACGCCATGCTGCGCGGCGCCACGGCCGACAAGCCAGGCACCCGCACGGTGTTTATCGATCGCCAAGGCCTGGTGCTGGCCAGCACCGACCCGCACCGTGCCGTCGGCAGCACCCTGCCATTGCCCCCCGAGATGCTGCAGCAGGGCCGTGGCGCGAGCGTGTCGCGCGCCATGGTGCACGACGGCCATTACTGCATCGTCGGCTGCTCGGCGTCCAACGGCTACCGCGAGTTCAAGGTCAGCGACGGCTACCGCGACGATGTGCTGGCGCTGTCCTTCGAGTCGCTCGGCGCCGTACAAAACGGTGCACTCGATGCCGCGCAACGCCAGCGCACCGCACTGCAATCCATGTCCACTGCGTTGGATGGCCAGGAAATGGCCACCTTCTTTGTCGATTCCGCACTGTTCGCGCTGGACGCCGGATCGGTGCTGGAAGCGCAGAGCGCCAGCGCCATCGCCCCGGTGTCGGCGGGCCGCCAGCCCTATTGTGTTGGCGCGCTGGCACGCAAGGCCCATGACAGCATCACCGGTTACGTCTGGGTGTTCGACCTGGGCCATCTGCTGCGCGGCCAACCCTCCGAAATCACGCAGGAAAGCCAGGTCATCGTGCTGCAGCACGGTGGCCGCCGCACAGGCCTGCTGGTGAGCGAGCTGCATGGTGTCACCGCCTTTGCACGCGACCAAATCATTAAAGCCCCCGCCATGCCTGGACAGCAAGGTCAACTCATCACCCATCTGATCCGGGCCAACCAGAGTCAGACGCTGGTGCAGTGCATGGACGCAGGGCACTTGATGGCGTTGTTGCGCAGCGGAACCAATAGCCCGGAAAACCTGCAACGCCAGGCGGCATGA
- a CDS encoding NUDIX hydrolase, producing the protein MTLRSPIKHCRECGTAVVYRLPDDGDTKQRAVCPACHTVHYENPLNVVGTVPEFADGRVLLCKRNIEPRWGKWTLPAGFMELDETTAQGAARETDEEAGAQIEMGPLFSLLNVRRVGQVHLFYRARLLSEQFNPGYETIEARLFTEAEVPWDELAFRTVKETLEAYFADRRRGSFGLHCIDVE; encoded by the coding sequence ATGACCTTGCGCAGCCCCATCAAACACTGCCGCGAATGCGGCACGGCCGTGGTTTACCGCCTGCCCGACGACGGCGACACCAAGCAGCGCGCCGTGTGCCCTGCCTGCCACACCGTGCACTACGAGAACCCGCTGAACGTGGTGGGCACCGTGCCCGAGTTCGCCGATGGCCGCGTGCTGCTGTGCAAACGCAACATCGAGCCGCGCTGGGGCAAATGGACGCTGCCCGCCGGGTTCATGGAGCTCGATGAAACCACCGCCCAGGGCGCAGCCCGTGAAACCGACGAAGAGGCCGGCGCCCAGATCGAAATGGGGCCGCTGTTCAGCCTGCTGAACGTGCGCCGCGTGGGCCAGGTGCACCTTTTTTATCGCGCCCGGCTGCTCAGCGAGCAGTTCAACCCCGGCTACGAGACCATTGAGGCGCGCCTGTTCACAGAAGCCGAGGTGCCCTGGGACGAGCTGGCTTTTCGCACCGTCAAAGAAACGCTGGAGGCGTACTTTGCCGACCGGCGCCGTGGCAGCTTCGGGCTGCACTGCATCGACGTCGAGTAG
- a CDS encoding fumarylacetoacetate hydrolase family protein, producing the protein MSYVFSPAPVASVPVVGSGDRFPVHRIYCVGRNYEEHAKEMGFSGREPPFFFLKPADAIVVVNAGETGQLPYPSLTANLHHEIELVVAIGKGGKNIKAADALQHIYGYAVGLDMTRRDLQNDMKKQGRPWCIGKGFDASAPIGPITPAAQAGDVAQAAIWLQVNGADRQRSNVSQLIWNIAETIEHLSAAWELAPGDLIYTGTPEGVGAVVRGDTLEGAVDGLPTLRLSVV; encoded by the coding sequence ATGAGCTATGTTTTTTCTCCCGCGCCCGTGGCCAGCGTGCCTGTTGTAGGCTCTGGCGACCGTTTTCCGGTGCACCGCATCTATTGCGTGGGCCGCAACTACGAAGAACACGCCAAGGAAATGGGCTTCTCCGGCCGCGAGCCGCCGTTCTTCTTCCTGAAACCGGCCGACGCCATCGTCGTGGTCAACGCCGGCGAAACCGGCCAGCTGCCCTACCCCAGCCTCACGGCCAACCTGCACCACGAGATCGAACTCGTGGTGGCCATTGGCAAGGGCGGAAAAAACATCAAAGCCGCCGATGCGCTGCAACACATCTACGGCTACGCCGTGGGCCTGGACATGACGCGCCGCGACCTGCAAAACGACATGAAAAAGCAGGGCCGCCCCTGGTGCATCGGCAAGGGCTTTGACGCCAGCGCCCCCATCGGACCCATCACCCCGGCCGCGCAGGCGGGCGACGTCGCCCAAGCCGCCATCTGGCTGCAGGTCAACGGCGCCGACCGCCAGCGCAGCAACGTGTCCCAGCTCATCTGGAACATTGCCGAAACCATCGAGCACCTGTCGGCCGCGTGGGAGCTGGCCCCCGGCGACCTGATCTACACCGGCACCCCCGAAGGCGTGGGCGCCGTGGTGCGCGGCGACACGCTGGAAGGCGCTGTGGACGGCCTGCCCACGCTGCGCCTGAGCGTGGTGTAG
- a CDS encoding MarR family winged helix-turn-helix transcriptional regulator: MAQSFDLHQAPGHLVRRAHQRAVALFMEETAGFDVTPVQFAILNELINQPGADQVTLAARVALDAATSGSVIGRLEARGWIRRVPDARDRRRKLLWVTPAGAAVALQLRANAQRVQERLMAPLSQAEVGQLQALLTKLVCGPAVPGNVGAPHPPLSDLPLLSNP; this comes from the coding sequence ATGGCACAGAGCTTCGATTTGCATCAGGCGCCAGGCCACCTTGTCCGGCGTGCGCACCAGCGCGCCGTGGCGCTTTTCATGGAAGAAACGGCCGGTTTTGACGTGACCCCGGTGCAGTTCGCCATCCTGAACGAATTGATCAACCAGCCCGGTGCGGACCAGGTGACGCTGGCCGCCCGCGTGGCACTGGATGCCGCCACATCGGGATCGGTGATCGGCCGCCTGGAGGCGCGTGGCTGGATCCGGCGGGTGCCCGACGCGCGGGATCGGCGGCGCAAGCTCTTATGGGTTACGCCGGCCGGCGCGGCAGTGGCACTGCAGTTGCGCGCCAATGCCCAGCGGGTGCAAGAGCGCCTGATGGCGCCGCTGTCGCAAGCCGAGGTGGGGCAGCTCCAGGCCCTGCTGACCAAGCTGGTGTGCGGCCCGGCAGTGCCGGGCAATGTCGGTGCCCCGCACCCGCCGCTTTCTGATTTACCTCTGCTCTCCAACCCATGA
- the maiA gene encoding maleylacetoacetate isomerase gives MKLFSYFRSSASFRVRIALHYKGLDYDYIPVHLVRGEHHDPAYTGRVGDALVPTLLTDDGVALSQSMAIIEYLDETHPTPPLLPAEPLARAHVRALAQMVACEMHPLNNLRVLKYLVHELKVDEAGKNAWYIHWARSGLEAFERQLVVLAQQRATQGLAPSVYCWGDAPTLADCCLVPHVFNCQRFNVNLEGVPLTMAAFAACMALPAFQQAQPSACPDHQP, from the coding sequence ATGAAACTCTTCAGCTATTTCCGTTCATCGGCTTCGTTTCGTGTGCGCATCGCGCTGCATTACAAGGGGCTCGACTACGACTACATCCCGGTGCACCTGGTGCGCGGCGAGCACCACGACCCGGCCTATACCGGCCGGGTGGGTGACGCGCTGGTGCCCACCTTGCTGACCGACGATGGCGTGGCGCTGTCTCAGTCCATGGCCATCATCGAATACCTCGATGAAACCCATCCCACGCCGCCCTTGCTGCCCGCCGAGCCGCTGGCCCGCGCCCATGTGCGGGCATTGGCCCAGATGGTGGCGTGCGAGATGCACCCGCTGAACAACCTGCGGGTGCTGAAATATCTGGTGCACGAGCTGAAGGTGGACGAAGCCGGCAAGAACGCCTGGTACATCCACTGGGCCCGCAGCGGGCTGGAGGCGTTCGAGCGCCAGTTGGTGGTGCTGGCGCAGCAGCGCGCCACGCAGGGGCTGGCGCCTTCGGTGTATTGCTGGGGCGATGCACCCACGCTGGCCGATTGCTGCCTGGTGCCGCATGTCTTCAATTGCCAGCGCTTCAACGTCAACCTGGAAGGGGTGCCGCTGACCATGGCGGCCTTCGCCGCCTGCATGGCGCTGCCCGCATTCCAGCAGGCACAGCCCTCGGCCTGCCCGGACCACCAGCCTTGA